One region of Streptomyces sp. CG4 genomic DNA includes:
- a CDS encoding sensor histidine kinase gives MSHLRAPAGRADRREGGRHGRPVARPAPALPEMRIRPQLMRLAVLPPLAVALSATAAVLFSIRSTGARTGPMLWAVLAGAVTVTMAAIVIAAVAADRAARAVSDRVDALRGIAARGEADLHALVDALRQGETPPQHPSRRRPPADADDFELLAADLARAHDGAVTAVVRAAQLSSHAGSEQKLEVFVNLARRLQSLVHREISILDDLENEIEDPDLLKGLFHVDHLATRIRRHAENLAVLGGAVSRRQWSNPVSMTEVLRSAIAEVEQYSRVKLVPPIDGELRGHAVADVIHLLAELIENASVFSAPQTQVLLRANLVTSGLAVEVEDRGLGMPVGEQNRMNALLADPDQVNVASLLADGRIGLYVVSQLARRHGIHVRLQTNIYGGVQAVLVVPQALLGTASGVPGAAAGAGAAGVPQSQNPADTGASSQVRPQEQAAAHVQVPGQGYGAGQMRGSVPTSVPAAGAAPGARSAGDDGAAHGGVRSGDDAPSASGADAVSGAVVAAGIDAGIDAAQTQAQTQAQATGRRRHAQRGNGRRGAEGGSGWPGTESGSGRPGAETWGGQRGAESGDGGRREDALAPLPVRGARQERPTPADAVPGISPEDRAAVEAHAGVLPTPRVGTVHGTMGKPQLPRRRAQQHIVPQLRGGPAPRQDDDTVPGHDPGLMAAFQRGIGLAEAQQHLESQEPSPLDPEYPYSSSLESSHLHSSPLSSSLLDSSPQDSTYLGSAHTDAAHMGAARTDRARTDADHMGSAHTDAAHLAPAHMDATHMSATRMDAAHLMDRHIRPTASEFTEPPRMQPDHMGVDYTGSAHTTTADHPGSDHTDPPPISQRRAHAPVSDGVRGVGRSDGSAPAG, from the coding sequence ATGTCTCACCTCCGAGCACCGGCCGGCCGTGCCGACCGCCGCGAGGGTGGCCGGCACGGGCGACCGGTCGCCCGCCCCGCTCCCGCACTGCCCGAAATGCGCATACGGCCCCAGCTCATGCGGCTCGCCGTGCTGCCGCCCCTCGCGGTCGCGCTCAGCGCCACCGCCGCGGTCCTCTTCAGCATCCGCTCCACCGGCGCCCGTACCGGCCCCATGCTCTGGGCGGTGCTCGCCGGAGCGGTCACCGTGACCATGGCCGCCATCGTCATCGCCGCCGTGGCCGCCGACCGCGCCGCCCGCGCGGTCTCCGACCGCGTCGACGCGCTGCGCGGTATCGCTGCGCGCGGCGAGGCCGACCTGCATGCCCTGGTCGACGCGCTGCGCCAGGGGGAGACCCCGCCGCAGCACCCGTCACGCCGTCGGCCGCCCGCGGACGCCGACGACTTCGAGCTGCTCGCGGCCGATCTGGCCCGCGCGCACGACGGCGCCGTCACTGCCGTCGTGCGCGCCGCCCAGCTCTCCAGTCACGCGGGCAGCGAGCAGAAGCTGGAGGTCTTCGTCAATCTCGCGCGCCGGCTCCAGTCGCTCGTCCACCGGGAGATCTCGATCCTCGACGACCTCGAGAACGAGATCGAGGACCCCGACCTGCTCAAGGGCCTGTTCCACGTGGACCACCTGGCCACCCGCATCCGGCGGCACGCCGAGAACCTCGCGGTGCTCGGCGGCGCCGTCTCCCGGCGGCAGTGGAGCAACCCGGTCAGCATGACCGAGGTGTTGCGCTCTGCCATCGCCGAGGTCGAGCAGTACTCGCGGGTCAAGCTGGTGCCGCCGATCGACGGCGAACTGCGCGGCCACGCCGTCGCCGACGTCATCCATCTGCTCGCCGAACTCATCGAGAACGCCTCGGTGTTCTCCGCCCCGCAAACCCAGGTGCTGCTCCGCGCCAACCTCGTCACCTCCGGGCTCGCCGTGGAGGTCGAGGACCGAGGGCTCGGCATGCCCGTCGGCGAACAGAACCGGATGAACGCCCTGCTCGCCGACCCCGACCAGGTCAACGTCGCCAGCCTGCTGGCCGACGGCCGTATCGGCCTCTACGTCGTCTCCCAGCTCGCCCGCCGGCACGGCATTCACGTACGGCTGCAGACCAACATCTACGGCGGTGTGCAGGCCGTACTCGTCGTCCCGCAGGCGCTGTTGGGAACGGCGTCCGGGGTGCCCGGAGCGGCCGCGGGGGCCGGGGCGGCGGGCGTACCGCAGTCACAGAATCCCGCGGACACCGGTGCGTCATCGCAGGTGCGGCCCCAGGAGCAGGCCGCTGCCCATGTTCAGGTGCCCGGGCAGGGGTATGGGGCCGGGCAGATGCGGGGGTCTGTGCCGACGTCCGTGCCCGCGGCAGGGGCCGCCCCGGGAGCGAGGTCCGCAGGCGACGACGGAGCCGCCCATGGCGGTGTCCGGTCGGGAGACGATGCCCCGTCCGCCTCGGGGGCCGACGCCGTGTCCGGGGCTGTCGTCGCTGCTGGAATCGACGCCGGCATCGATGCCGCACAGACACAGGCGCAGACACAGGCACAGGCGACCGGGCGCCGACGGCACGCCCAGCGCGGGAACGGGCGGCGCGGTGCCGAGGGCGGGAGTGGGTGGCCTGGTACCGAGAGTGGGAGCGGGCGGCCCGGTGCCGAGACCTGGGGCGGGCAGCGTGGTGCGGAGAGTGGTGACGGCGGGCGCAGGGAGGATGCCCTGGCACCGCTTCCCGTGCGCGGTGCGCGACAGGAACGGCCCACCCCCGCCGATGCGGTGCCCGGCATCAGCCCCGAGGACCGCGCGGCGGTCGAGGCGCACGCGGGCGTGCTGCCCACGCCACGGGTCGGCACCGTGCACGGCACCATGGGCAAGCCCCAGCTGCCCCGGCGCCGCGCCCAGCAGCACATCGTCCCCCAGCTGCGCGGCGGCCCCGCACCCCGTCAGGACGACGACACCGTCCCGGGCCACGACCCCGGGCTGATGGCGGCCTTCCAGCGTGGGATCGGGCTCGCCGAGGCACAGCAGCACCTGGAGAGCCAGGAGCCATCCCCGCTGGACCCCGAATACCCGTACTCCAGCTCCCTGGAGTCCAGCCATCTGCACTCCAGCCCCCTGAGCTCAAGCCTCCTCGACTCCAGCCCTCAGGACTCCACTTACCTGGGCTCAGCACACACAGACGCGGCCCACATGGGTGCAGCGCGCACGGACCGGGCCCGCACGGACGCGGACCACATGGGTTCAGCCCATACGGACGCAGCGCACCTGGCGCCCGCACACATGGATGCCACGCACATGAGTGCCACGCGCATGGACGCCGCACACTTGATGGACCGTCACATCCGGCCCACCGCATCGGAGTTCACCGAGCCACCGCGCATGCAGCCTGACCACATGGGCGTCGACTACACAGGCTCAGCCCATACGACCACCGCAGACCACCCGGGCTCGGACCACACGGACCCGCCCCCCATATCGCAGCGGCGCGCCCACGCGCCCGTATCCGACGGTGTCCGCGGCGTCGGCCGGTCCGACGGGAGCGCCCCGGCCGGTTGA